TTACTTTTTTAAAAACGTATTCTGCAATCGTAATAATTGTTTACATATATTCATTTGTATGTCATGTTTCCAGTCAGCAAAAGGTATGGAACGTGCAACATTTGCAAGAGTTACCAAAGTCTAATCCAAAGCTACTACAATAATTATTCATTTCGGAGAGTGTGCTGATAAAGTCTAACAATTCCAGCCACCTCTGGCTTGAAGTGCAAGTTTTTTCAATCATCTTCATTGTTCCACTTCCATTGCATTATAGTGATGTGACAAAATGTTGGACTTGTTTCAGAAAACAAGGCTGTCTGTGTCTGCATCATGCACACATATATTACGATTGTTTGTTAAGTGTTGAAAAACATGCGGTGAAATTAAAATACTGCTTCCTAATGCTACAATAGGCCAACCTGATTTTTGGCACGTTGTGCCAGACAGTGATGGCCACATATTCTCGTCTCTTGCTGTTGCAGATTGTTTTGAAGTATATAGTTGTAAAACATTATTTACTTGTGCTTTAGAAGCCTTCTGTTTGTGTTTGTCTTTTGAATTAGCATACTGATAACATTGTTCATACTTAATCAAGATGAAGAAATATTTCACAAAAATAAACTTCGCAAAACGAACATGATGATGAGCATAACAAGTTCAGGAACGGAACATTTCAGAAGATATCGCTTAGATGAAAGGTATACTAAAAATGCAATTGTTTCTTCTTTTCGTGCGCAAAACCTTGTGGAAAATGAACTGCGAGCACAAGGGAGAGAACGtaaagaattgcaaatgttaaacTTGAAGAACGATCTGGAAGAAATTGAGCTCTCTCCGTTACTGAGAAGCAGATGCTCCAAAACGGAAAACTCCGACATCACATTCTTATTTGGAGCGACAGGAATTGGAAAAAGCACCATGATACAGAAGATTATATGGGACTGGTCCATTGAGAAAATATATCAacaatttaaatttgttttccCTTTTAAACTTCGATACTTGATTCCAATAGAAGAAAAAACATGCCTGAATGATCTGATACTTAATTCATTCCCATACTTGGAattccacctgaaacatctgtggtCGGAACCAGGAAATATTTATATTTGACGATTTTGATGAAATTCAGCCAGCCTCCAATATCACCGGTGCAAATAGAGACACAGATCCCAGAATTCAATGTGTCCAACCGGACTGCTATTACAAAAGCTCTGACCTTGTGCACTTCCTGCTAAAGGGGCAATTGCTGAAAGGGTGTTCAGTGCTTGTAACAAGTCGACCTTGGAAACTTGAAACGTTAGCAAAGTCACAAATAAACCTAACTGCCGAAATCCGGGGATTCAATTCCAAGGAGACAAAACGCTTCTTTCAGCAGTATTTTGGCGACAAACAGTATGCTGCAGAAGTATTGAATTTCATTCAGCACAATGAAACATTGTACTCCCTGTGTTTCAACCCCTTCTACTGCACAGTGCTTTGTTCGTTTGTAGAAAAATACTGGCTAAAAGGAAGTGCGATGCCACCACACATAAATAGTGCAGAGGTTTTCTTCTCCTACATCAAATCTCTTCAAGAAAGATGCGGTTGCGCCACCGAGAATTCATGCAGCGAGTTGCTAAAAATTGGGGGATTGGCCTACGAGGGAATTTGCAACAATGTTGTTGTATTTAAAGAAGGACAATTAAAGCAGCACAATCTCCAAGGTTCTCGTTTAACACCAGTTTTTATGATAGAAATTACAGACAAAGAACCACATCGTTTTATGTACGCTTTCACCCATTCCGTTTTGCAGGGCTTTTTCGGCGCACTTATGAAAATTCAAGATATGTCGGGAAATAGACTGATAGATCAGCTCCAACGTTGGGAAACTTGCAGTGACGACAGATTTATGCTGTTTTCACGATTTCTCTTTGCTCTCTCATCACGACATTCGATTCATCTTTTTGATTTTCCATTTAGTGAACTGTCCTTTGAAACACACTCGGTTATGTCGGATTGGCTCAAACAGAACTGCCAAAAAATTGTTGATAAATTGGAAGATAGACGATGCCAACTAATGCTCTTAAAATTATTGCATTACATTGTTGAATATGGAGACAGACATACGACGATGGTTGCATTATCACAGTTAAACGCAATGCAATTCACAAAGTGTCACTTACAACCATCTGATTATGCAGCTTTATCAAGGTCACTAATGGACATTGGCACCTTTGAAGAGCTTAACCTCAGTGCTTGTGGTGTAGAACTCGAGACTCTTAATCAGCTCAAAGACGTCCTGCATAAAATCAAAATTCTCAGGTAATTCAGCAAACTATCATTTAATCAATAACTGTGCTCTGGTTTTGTGATATTTTCTGCCATCTAGGTGCTGCTACATTGAATGATAATAACATATATCAGCTTGAATGTTTGTATAATACCTGACGCAGCTTTCACCCTTTTTAGCTATAACTGATTGCATGTTGGGAGCATCACTTCTGAACCTTGTGCATATTTATGCCACATGTATCTCTGGGTTTATCAGTGTTATGTATTCCCCTTTGCTTCAAACAAAACATGTTGGATTTCAGGTTAAAACATACATATCGCAGAATTGCAGACTCaactgcacagagagaggcaaCCAACCTGGTGCTTGTCAGCGCTTTGAAGTTGTTAATCCAATTAGCTCTTCAACACAAATGAACTTTACCTCTTCAGGCTAATCGTCCAATTGCATTTCAAAATATATTGAATCGTTTCACACTATAAGTTCAGATTGAATATTTCAAAATGCAATGTCACAACATAAAGTGAGATATTTTCATCCCAAATCGCAATTTTAAATTTGTCCTGCTCTGAAGGAGATTATTTGTTCCATATTTTCCGTGCCGACTcttaaaattcaatcaaatcagtcCTTTCTATCTACCGTTAGCTCTTCCCATGGACGTTTATTTCCATAAAATGCTTAGAAAATGTCCATTTAACTCGTAATTGCCCCTTGACAGGGAGGAAGTGTGTTACAGGTCATCAGTTCTCCCTGTCGGAAATCTTTATTCCTCACATTATTAATACATTTTGTTATAAAAAAGCAGTAATTTACGTACCCCTCTTCCTAAAGGATCAACACTTCAGAAGTCTTTCGCCATTTACCATGTCAAAAGCTGCCATGAATATTCTGTTTTACAATATCTGCACTCATTTTTTCCACATCCCACGGAAAGCATAGCAGGTGATTGAAGATGACCTTGCTAAAATGCTCATGTATGGGAACATTCTAGTATGAAGGCTGTACATTCTCTGAAGAATGCTAACAAAGTTAAATTCGCAGTGTCATCGTTCAACACCGACCCTTTAAGCATTTGGGCAGGAAATCAATTGATCGGCCATATTTATACAATGATTGAAAGTGCCCGTTAGTGCATGGTATTTTTGAGGTTTCTGCACGACATAATGCAAGTAACTTCGTCAAACGCAATAAAGATTATGCAATCCATACCAATTCTATTTCACCTGCAGTTGTTAATCCAATTAGCTTTTcaacacaaataaactttacctctTCAAATTAATCGTCCAATTGCATTTCAAAATATATTGAATCATTTTACACTATAAGTTCGCTTAGAATATTTCAAAACGCATTTTTGAGAGacgggatctacaggcatttagagacacaaggactattgggacagtcaacatggctttgtgagtggaaaatcgtgtctcacaaatttgattcagttttctgaaggggataaccaagaagggagGTGAGGGCAGtacagctgatgttgtctacatgaacattagcaaggcctttgacaaggtaccatatgGTAGGTTGTGGCATTagtttaaatctcacgggatccagggtaaggtagccaaatggatacaaaattcgtTTGATAACAAAAGCcggagggtgattgtagagggttgttcttCAAACTAGAGTTCTGGGACCAGCGGTGTgcatcagggatcggtgctgggtccactgttatttgtcaattatcaatgatttggatgataatttaggaggcatggttattaagtttgcagatgacaccaaattggtggcatagtggacagtgaagaaggttatgcaggattgcaacgggactttgatcaattgggccaatggcatgacgaatggcagatggagttttatttcgataaatgagaggtgatgcatttggtcgatcgaaccaggcagGGCTTTTTCCTGGGCGtttgggagaattacagaacaaagggatacaGGGGTACAGTTTcaaagttccttgaaagtggaggcacaggtggacagaatggtgaagaaggcattcggaatgcttggtttccttggtcagaacattgaaagaagtttaacaacaccaggttaaagtccaacaggtttatttggtagcgaaagccacacaagctttcggagctgcaagccccttcttcaggtgagtgggaattctgttcacaaacagagcatataaagacacaaactcaatttacatgaataatggttggaatgcgaatacttacaactaatcaagtctttaagaaacaaaacaatgtgagtggagagagcatcaagacaggctaaaaagatgtgtattgtctccataagaacataagaacataagaaataggagcaggagtaggccatctagcccctcgagcctgccccgccattcaataagatcatggctgatctgacgtggatcagtaccacttacccgcctgatccccataacccttaatacccttaccgatcaggaatccatccatccgcgctttaaacatattcagcgaggtagcctccaccacctcagtgggcagagaattccagagattcaccaccctctgggagaagaagttcctcctcaactctgtcttaaaccgacccccctttattttgaggctgtgtcctctagttttaacttccttactaagtggaaagaatctctccgcctccaccctatccagcccccgcattatcttataagtctccataagatcccccctcatccttctaaactccaacgagtacaaacccaatctcctcagcctctcctcataatccaaacccctcatctccggtatcaacctggtgaaccttctctgcactccctccaatgccaagatatccttcctcatataaggggaccaatactgcacacagtattccagctgcggcctcaccaatgccctgtacaggtgcatcaagacatccctgcttttatattctatccccctcgcaatataggccaacatcccatttgccttcttgatcacctgttgtacctgcagactgggcttttgcgtctcatgcacaaggacccccagatccctttgcacggtagcatgttttaatttgttcccattgagatagtaaacccatttgttattatttcctccaaagtgtataacctcgcatttctcaacgttatactccatttgccatatcctcgcccactcactcagcctgtccaaatctctctgcagatcttctccgtcctccacacaattcacttttccacttatctttgtgtcgtctgcaaacttcgttaccctacactccgtcccctcctccagatcatctatataaatggtaaacagttgcggcccgagtaccgatccctgcggcacgccactagttaccttcctccaaccggaaaaacacccatttattccgactctttgcttcctgtcggatagccagtccccaatccactttaacacactacccccaactccgtgtgccctaatcttcttcagcagccttttatggggcaccttatcaaacgccttttggaaatccaaaaacaccgcatccaccggttctcctccatcaaccgccctagtcacatcttcataaaaatccaacatgttcgtcaagcacgactttcccctcatgaatccatgctgcgtctgattgatcgaaccatttctatccagatgccctgctatctcctctttaataatggattccagcattttccctactacagacgttaagctgaccggcctatagttacccgccttttgtctccttccttttttaaacagcggcgtaacattagccgttt
The Mustelus asterias chromosome 16, sMusAst1.hap1.1, whole genome shotgun sequence DNA segment above includes these coding regions:
- the LOC144505542 gene encoding NACHT, LRR and PYD domains-containing protein 10-like; amino-acid sequence: MPPHINSAEVFFSYIKSLQERCGCATENSCSELLKIGGLAYEGICNNVVVFKEGQLKQHNLQGSRLTPVFMIEITDKEPHRFMYAFTHSVLQGFFGALMKIQDMSGNRLIDQLQRWETCSDDRFMLFSRFLFALSSRHSIHLFDFPFSELSFETHSVMSDWLKQNCQKIVDKLEDRRCQLMLLKLLHYIVEYGDRHTTMVALSQLNAMQFTKCHLQPSDYAALSRSLMDIGTFEELNLSACGVELETLNQLKDVLHKIKILRLNETKIGASGAKVLSSVLTKEACKIQTLD